GTCTTGCTTCTAAAATTCACAATACTTTCTTTAATAGCGGTTCAATTagattatgaaatgaaatgattgtcagaaaaaaaaggttaattataattcatccaaaaaaaaaagaaaaaaaaaattataattcatcTCATATGTTTACAAGCTTTGTATGATGTGGAGAGGTATATAGCCACGCTTGATgcccaattttattttcactttcaattCTATACACATGAATCTTATTGcagagaaatacaaaaaaatcgcagTCAGCTCACGCTtcccaaatttgaaaatttgataaagatGATTTGTTATCCTCTTGTGatacaaaactttttcaaaatttaagaacCTCATCTAAACGAACAAACCCAGTCAACggatttttttatgatactttGTGGTCTTGTTGATAgtatttgaatatcaagaaaATTCTATCTGAGGAACTAGTATATACAGATGATCCACCATAAATAGCGTACCCCGAATCGACAACGTTAAAAACGTACGAAAATCGTCCAGtggacaaacttgcaagacattttatttctttgaaaacgAAGTCGTTTTGACTACGCAAGTTATCAAAAAGTGTGTAGCTGTTTTGTAAAGTTAAAGCACAACTAAGGAACAGCACTATTTAGCATGCAACTAatctaaattttcaataaataacgtcgcaaatgacaatttatttgtaaaaaaaggcGAAATCCGACATTGGACATCAAATTCTTGCAAGACATTTGCGAGAAGCcgttgcatttttatatgtagtGTGAGTGCTCCAAAATTCGATTTTGATATGGTCTATGTATGCACATATGTGACCCGAATTTACACAAACGAAATATCATATgatcttatattttaaaacctataaattttgataacttaacatCTTCCAAAATCTGACCAATAtgaacactatttttttttctccaaaaaataGCGTTGGTCGTATCAGAAACACATATCCAGTCATGCCAAGAAATTGCCTCCGTTGAAATTCTGCAAACACACCATAGAGAAAGTTACATGGATGATTAATATTGACCATTTGGTATATGGCCGTGTTCTGAGCGACACGTACATGAAGATCATAAATTAATTTCttgaatgaaatcaaatctTTATCTACTAATGACTGCCGTAGGGGGTCGACCGGAATTTTTAGCGAGGATTTCTTGGCATGATATtgttatactttatatatgaaGCATATCATTCATTCCAATTTTTGGATATAACACTATTTTGAAGAACACAAACACCCCTGCTAAAGTGATTATGCGTATGGACTGTTACGTCTGACACgcatatttttgacgttttgtCAATATGTTGTCCTTATTTTAGACTAAAgtaaaatatgacaaaacaatttgttctttttttcggAATAGTATTTACCTGCCTAGTCTAtggatatatatgttttatataacttaactgtcatgattttatagaaaatctgTTTATAAGTGTGGACTGGTTGATTACACGGTATTGACGCAATAACGTGCGTAACGTCATAATTAACGTCCAGCGGCAAATTAAAGCATTTCAAGACGAGAATCTATTACTGCTATATAAGTATTAACCTTGTTTTGTACAAGACCGGCACCCTGAGCTTAACTTTAAACATACTATTTACAAAGTAACAGTTCGTAGCCTAGGCAAACCAGTCTTTACTCTTACTCCGTAATGCCACGTCCTCCGAGAAAAAGCAGCAAATATTAATTCTCAAGTCTTTGGTTTCGAAGCATTGTGTACCAGGCTGGAATTAATTGGACTAAAAAACTCAGGTTGATACTCATGCAATACTAAATATcagaaaaactaaatattgaatagatttttcaagtttattctgacaaaagattttgattCAAATGGATTTACATATgtcttaaatttataaaagcagCAAAGGTCGTGCTGTCTTTTAATATGACATAAGGATGTTTACAACCAACGAATTCAATTCACATCTCAAAACCACAAAATGAGAACTAGGAGCAACTGTGGCGATCTAATTCTAATTACACTAACTAAGTATACTATCCATAAAAATCTAGATAGTCGACCTTCCCATGCATGCATGGATAGAAACAAATGCCTGTAACTTATACAATGAGTTTACTCAAAAAAGCCAACAACTGTAAAATTAAACCAGCAcaataataagataaaaaagccagaaaaagttataaaatgttcTTTGTGGCAAAAGGTAATCTTCTAGTACACGTGATTTAAATGTATTCCAttacacaattaaaaatataaaactgatTTCACTACGATTTACAAATTGAGAAGTCTCTTTTTTGCATCCTGTATCTTGTTCAATCTTTCTCATAGACAAAGTCTAGATTCCTTTCTTATTCACAAACAagagtttttttcatgaaaaaactATGCAAATTTGGGCAATTTGGGCAATTTGGCAAGACTTGTAGCTTAAAAATTAGCATGGTGACCCATAGAGTGGtgtgctcattttcgccataACTTTCCACCTGTTTTCGGGAAAAAAAAGTTctgaaaagttagattaaaggATATTTGAAATTACCTAATGTTTTGTCAAAGGGGGACACATATTTGCCGTTTTTCACATCTAttcaaaaccaaataactgcagctttaaacaatatttatcaaatcaatttcattatagatgaagagcagacatttcaaaggtgTAACTAAAATTAAGGACAATCAGTCAAAGCTTTACTAAGAAATACCTCattgaaatcattttttcatGCAGGAAATTGTCCGAAATCGTTGTCAGTATTTCGGATCTTTGCAGCACTTAAATTTTGTCtaaggtaaaaaaataatcatatttgttatacatttttgttattatataatttaccGGCTTATTTCTTCCTTTTCACCCACCCTTTGAACTTTTTACTCctcaaaaatcataaaacggcgaaattgtgtccctGGCAAATATGAGCACCTcactttactttttataatatttttgaaaaagacacGGTAAAATCTATATCTTGAAAATGTACTAGTATTAGAAAATACTATCACAGGAAAGCTATACTGATGATCCACCTTAAGTCATACTGGAAAGGCATTTGGTTTTGGTTAATAACaatgtatttacatttgtttgttgtCCTATGTCGGTAAcctgtttgttgatgtggtacataagtatttcttgtttttcatatagtttttcctgtttgaatagttttccACTAGTAATTTTTTTGGGCCCAaaatagcttgctgtttgattgagtcaaggctctgtgttgaaggctgtactttgatctataatggataactttatataaattttgactaGGATGGAAAGCTGTGTCATtggctcataccacatcttcttatatctatgtccATCTTTAAGTATTTGGTATAAATACCCCAAATTGCCAAAATCTGTTATAATCTTGGATTCAGGctatcattttttgtaaattgttatacTTATTAGGAAGGCCATGATACTGTTAAAACCTATAAATACACACAGGAGCTTTCTAATGTGTATTCAAGTTAAGTTCATAGAGATTTTTTGGAAATGGCtctaatttgaaataaattcaggGGAAATTGGTCCTACCCCTTTTTTTAATACCCCAAGAATCTGGACctctgcatttgtttgcacctgtcctaaccCAGTCGTTGTAGTTGTTGGTGtgattcataagtgtttctcattttttcatatagattagaccgttggtttccctGTTTGAATGGGTTTTCCACTAGtcattttaaaatcactttaggcagcaaccatttgattttctggggggggctttgtttttttttcttggacaaactttttttttctgccTGTGgcgaaaaacaatctatttttttcgcgaaaagttgaaaacaatttttttctttcaattttagcattacatatagtggcagctgagggtgaaacaaacaatttttttttctcagaatcaaaaacaaattattttttttctccaaaaactggaaacacactttcttttccaaaaaaaacaaaaaaccatagccccccccccccccagaaaatcaaatggttgctgccttatagcttgctgttagATGTTGAAACCATATATTGACCTCTAAATTCTAATGATTTGCTTTTATAAATTGAgacttggatggatagttgtctcattggcactcataccacctcttcttatatctatataatagtaaaaacaaataaatatcagcatagaatttgaaaatcattagatatatattcatattcaatGATTAACATCACATggcaaacaaaaatcaaaagactttcaaatgtttttaagtttattttctccgtttaaatttttcaattattacaTCTTCTTCAAATTTTCTACCACTAGCCTCCACATCATATCCTAGCATCTCATTATAATATTTTGGTAGTCCAAATTCAGCGAAGTCTAAAACAAAAGGTCTTCCTTTAATCTGTACATCTCCTCTAACAAAACGTCTATATCCTGAAGGTGGGAAGCGTTTTATATCTGCGGCACGAAATGTAAAGTTCTTCGTCCAAAGAAACCATCTTGGAACAACACCAATAAATAAATCAGAATCTATATGCTTATACATTCTGAACATTGTAAATCTGTAGACTTTAGTAAGGCAAGTAAGCAAAATAATGGTGAAAGCTGAACATCCAATAACGAACGGAATATTCTTTTTGTCAATGaatactttttctttttctttttctggaTCAGTAAAACGactttgaatatcaaaaattgttATACCTACTAAATATGACAATAATGGTACAATGAATCCAattatctttatataattttcataagagctttgaaatataaaaacaaagtcaTGTGGTACCTTGTCTTTTTCTTGACGACCCTTAGATCTTGGTTCATCAGGTATTACATGTAAATGTTTACAATTAATTAGTagtattttgtctttttcacaTAGAATTTTATTCCTGAAGGTTACATATTGTTTTCCCGGAACCACTGTAACTGTCTGAACAGGATGCCACTTGATTGTtttctgaagaagaaaaaaagacaatttcttataaattttctatttaagaTATTGTCTGattgtgataaaattt
This is a stretch of genomic DNA from Mytilus trossulus isolate FHL-02 chromosome 6, PNRI_Mtr1.1.1.hap1, whole genome shotgun sequence. It encodes these proteins:
- the LOC134723751 gene encoding uncharacterized protein LOC134723751; translated protein: MSVSLLKCMNRLGPFRWCGYNGKPAQALKTIKWHPVQTVTVVPGKQYVTFRNKILCEKDKILLINCKHLHVIPDEPRSKGRQEKDKVPHDFVFIFQSSYENYIKIIGFIVPLLSYLVGITIFDIQSRFTDPEKEKEKVFIDKKNIPFVIGCSAFTIILLTCLTKVYRFTMFRMYKHIDSDLFIGVVPRWFLWTKNFTFRAADIKRFPPSGYRRFVRGDVQIKGRPFVLDFAEFGLPKYYNEMLGYDVEASGRKFEEDVIIEKFKRRK